The proteins below come from a single Miscanthus floridulus cultivar M001 chromosome 1, ASM1932011v1, whole genome shotgun sequence genomic window:
- the LOC136535889 gene encoding uncharacterized protein, producing MSGGVGPTAGGGITLPSMGAPPPPLHPTPTSPTARPHHHYYLFSIKQLNTLGAAAVLAFSTTVPLSEIAFAVLLLPYLLVLARLAFPQRPGKPNSAAPVFPGAGGRLTLAVHTAVGFVVGAALPALYILDGPRAEDTAGVAAAAPHAFLLSAQLFTEGIAAAWPGTFSLPVRAAVPVMYSARRMFAASEWLREEMQERDDLVHGPPVPPRRVVAGRALAAANLAFWGFNLFAFLLPFYLPRALRRYYLGSDHEDDGGAHAHLKQQQGEGKKDS from the exons ATGTCAGGCGGCGTCGGCCCGACGGCGGGGGGCGGCATCACGCTGCCGTCCATGGGCgcgcccccgccgccgctgcACCCGACGCCCACCTCGCCCACAGCGCGCCCGCACCACCACTACTACCTCTTCTCCATCAAGCAGCTCAACACGCTGGGCGCGGCGGCCGTGCTGGCCTTCTC CACCACGGTCCCGCTGTCGGAGATCGCCTTCGCGGTGCTCCTCCTCCCCTACCTCCTCGTCCTCGCTCGGCTCGCCTTCCCGCAGCGCCCAGGCAAGCCCAACTCGGCCGCGCCCGTCTTCCCGGGCGCCGGCGGGCGGCTCACTCTCGCCGTGCACACCGCGGTGGGCTTCGTCGTCGGCGCCGCGCTCCCGGCGCTCTACATCCTCGACGGCCCCCGGGCCGAGGACACGGCGGGTGTCGCCGCCGCGGCCCCGCACGCGTTCCTCCTCTCCGCGCAGTTGTTCACGGAGGGCATCGCCGCCGCGTGGCCCGGCACGTTCTCGCTCCCCGTCAGGGCCGCCGTGCCCGTGATGTACAGCGCGCGCCGGATGTTCGCGGCGTCCGAGTGGCTGCGCGAGGAGATGCAGGAGCGCGACGACCTCGTGCATGGCCCGCCCGTGCCGCCGCGGCGGGTGGTGGCCGGCAGGGCGCTCGCGGCCGCCAACCTGGCGTTTTGGGGGTTCAACCTCTTCGCGTTCCTGCTGCCCTTCTACCTGCCCAGGGCGCTCAGGAGGTACTACCTCGGCAGCGACCATGAGGATGACGGCGGCGCACACGCGCACTTGAAGCAGCAGCAGGGTGAAGGGAAGAAGGATTCGTAG
- the LOC136535856 gene encoding tetratricopeptide repeat protein SKI3-like isoform X4: MFTAAVKSYGRAIELDSSRVFALIESGNIQLMLGYFRKGVEQFRSALEMAPCNHSAYFGLASALRAWARNCVTTGAFGWAASLLKEASEASRICTSLTGNLSCVWKLHGDIQLALARCFPWVDGKTKRGMDAQMFKDSVQGWRNTCLSAANGAKLSYQRALHLTPWEANVHNDMAICLDLICSMDDNNILNPNVWELPEKMSLGALMLEPVNKDFWVTLGSMSSYLALKQHSFIRALHLDMSLSEAWACLGKIYRQSGDKQLAKQAFDRARSIDPSLALPWAGMSAENYHQSGSSPVNESFESCLRAVQILPLPEFQIGLGTIAARSSNLLSPQVLMAVRQAVQRAPHYPESHNLNGLISEVRLDFQSAITFYLQARFALGMMYNSKSDNRQAFADVSVNLARALCKAGLATDAARECEELRYQGLLSVDGLQIYALALWKIGQSKEALSVSRSLAENLSGIKAESATAAWGFICTLTYGISGKDSAAAIIHKLPGQLNYNSQLKFIISALDALHPTKRLQLPQLNMPLKRTAYEVMSEVHSNIALGKAIGAEFDKPLKVDGSLSYLKKVLHMYPDCSLVRNQLGSLLLWSGDWMASHKAIRVTSLSSHGHTSSLGLRSPHHVQACAMVSCYATCPTYTKFSFATCEHQYLSGPDAIHHLQRWVHCEPWNQDARYLLVLAIFQKAREEKYPKHICVILKKLIMQVLSNISNPHEKEAMQYEVFLLLLLSSEVCLQSLDYENCIAQAKEALRTTPSSRVDTFFAHLQLCRAYAVQGDLLNSRNEYLECLRNHTNTEIGWVMLKQLESACSLEGSSDEIDINLRECVKRNGSDSSKWASLFNLACAQCFLWDVNFESAEKALAQACTQVDPDSCILFLNGATCMEIARRFVAPQFISRAASSLRKAQQKSHASLPLVSLLLAQAEGSLGSKTKWEKNLRLEWFSWPPELRPAEVYFQMHLLARQSAAAASQQNQLVETTQSPELWLLRAIHLNPSCPRYWKALLQQMDV; this comes from the exons GGAGTAGAGCAGTTTCGTTCTGCTTTGGAAATGGCTCCATGTAATCATTCGGCATACTTTGGCCTTGCTTCTGCATTGCGTGCATGGGCAAGGAATTGTGTAACTACTGGGGCCTTTGGTTGGGCTGCTAGTCTCTTGAAG GAAGCTTCAGAAGCTTCCAGAATTTGTACTTCTTTGACTGGAAACCTTTCATGCGTCTGGAAATTGCATGGAGATATTCAG CTCGCACTTGCGAGATGCTTTCCATGGGTGGATGGGAAGACCAAAAGGGGCATGGATGCACAGATGTTCAAAGATTCTGTTCAAGGGTGGAGAAATACATGTTTATCAGCAGCAAATGGTGCAAAACTCTCATATCAGCGTGCTTTGCATCTTACTCCCTGGGAAGCTAATGTTCACAATGATATGGCTATTTGTCTTGATCTAATTTGTTCCATGGATGACAACAACATACTCAACCCCAATGTTTG GGAGCTGCCAGAGAAAATGTCACTGGGTGCCTTGATGTTGGAACCAGTTAATAAGGATTTTTGGGTTACTTTGGGTTCAATGTCAAGTTATCTGGCTTTGAAGCAGCATTCTTTTATTAGGGCACTTCATCTCGATATGTCATTGTCTGAAGCTTGGGCATGCCTTGGAAAG ATTTACAGGCAGTCTGGTGATAAGCAATTGGCAAAACAAGCATTTGATCGAGCTCGAAGCATTGATCCTTCGTTGGCCTTGCCATGGGCTGGAATGTCGGCGGAAAATTATCACCAATCTGG GAGCAGTCCTGTAAATGAATCTTTTGAAAGCTGCTTGAGGGCTGTGCAGATCCTACCT CTGCCAGAGTTCCAGATTGGTCTTGGAACAATTGCTGCCCGTTCTAGCAATCTTCTTTCACCTCAG GTATTGATGGCCGTAAGACAGGCTGTTCAGCGAGCACCTCATTACCCAGAGTCACACAATTTAAATGGCTTGATTTCTGAAGTGCGATTAGATTTCCAGTCTGCAATCACATTTTACTTGCAAGCGAGATTTGCTTTAGGCATGATGTACAATTCCAAGTCAGACAATAGACAAGCTTTTGCTGATGTTTCAGTGAATCTTGCCCGTGCACTATGCAAG GCTGGTCTTGCAACTGATGCAGCGCGGGAGTGTGAAGAGCTGAGATATCAAG GACTGTTGAGTGTTGATGGATTGCAGATATATGCTCTGGCATTGTGGAAAATTGGCCAAAGCAAGGAAGCTCTTTCTGTATCTAGAAGCTTGGCTGAAAATTTAAGTGGTATAAAGGCAGAGAGTGCAACTGCAGCTTGGGGATTCATATGCACCTTGACATATGGAATTTCTGGGAAGGACTCTGCAGCTGCCATCATTCACAAGCTTCCTGGTCAGCTCAATTACAACTCACAGTTGAAATTCATTATCTCCGCATTGGATGCTTTGCATCCAACCAAGCGTCTCCAGCTGCCTCAGTTGAATATGCCTCTTAAGCGTACAGCTTATGAAGTGATGAGTGAAGTACACTCGAATATTGCTCTTGGGAAGGCT ATTGGTGCGGAATTTGACAAGCCTCTGAAGGTTGATGGTAGTTTGTCTTACCTGAAAAAAGTTCTGCACATGTATCCGGACTGCAGTTTAGTGAG AAACCAACTTGGATCCCTGCTGCTGTGGAGTGGAGATTGGATGGCTTCTCATAAAGCAATAAGGGTTACCTCTCTGTCGTCACATGGACACACATCCAGTTTGGGCCTAAGATCACCACATCATGTTCAAGCCTGTGCAATGGTTTCTTGCTATGCTACCTGCCCCACTTACACAAAGTTCTCTTTCGCAACATGTGAACACCAGTACCTAAGTGGACCTGATGCAATACACCACCTGCAAAG GTGGGTTCATTGTGAACCATGGAACCAAGACGCACGCTACCTGCTTGTGCTTGCCATTTTCCAAAAAGCACGGGAAGAGAAGTACCCCAAACATATCTGTGTTATTCTGAAGAAGCTCATTATGCAAGTGTTGTCCAATATTAGCAATCCACATGAGAAAGAAGCTATGCAGTATGAGGTGTTCTTGCTACTTCTTTTGTCATCGGAGGTCTGTTTGCAATCTTTAGACTATGAAAATTGCATTGCCCAAGCTAAAGAAGCCCTAAGAACCACCCCATCAAGCCGTGTGGATACTTTTTTTGCACACTTGCAACTGTGTCGGGCCTATGCGGTGCAAGGGGATCTTTTGAACTCCAGGAACGAGTACTTGGAATGCTTGAGAAACCATACAAATACTGAGATTGGCTGGGTAATGCTGAAGCAACTTGAATCTGCATGTTCATTGGAGGGCTCTTCTGATGAAATAGATATAAATCTGCGTGAATGTGTTAAAAGAAATGGTAGCGACTCATCGAAATGGGCATCCCTTTTCAATCTGGCGTGTGCTCAGTGCTTTCTGTGGGATGTAAACTTTGAAAGCGCTGAAAAAGCTCTTGCTCAGGCATGCACTCAAGTAGATCCGGATAGCTGCATCTTGTTCCTTAATG GTGCAACCTGTATGGAAATTGCCCGGAGGTTTGTAGCTCCTCAATTTATATCTCGTGCAGCTTCTAGCCTCAGAAAGGCCCAGCAGAAATCACATGCTTCATTACCTCTCGTGTCACTGCTACTGGCTCAAGCTGAGGGCAGCCTTGGCTCCAAAACCAAGTGGGAGAAAAACCTTCGCCTGGAATGGTTCTCATGGCCCCCAG AACTGAGGCCTGCAGAGGTGTACTTCCAAATGCATCTGCTGGCGAGGCAGTCGGCTGCAGCGGCTTCTCAGCAGAACCAGCTGGTGGAGACGACGCAGAGCCCCGAGTTGTGGTTGCTTCGGGCGATTCACCTGAACCCGTCCTGCCCCAGGTACTGGAAGGCTCTGCTGCAACAAATGGATGTGTAA
- the LOC136535856 gene encoding tetratricopeptide repeat protein SKI3-like isoform X5, translated as MLGYFRKGVEQFRSALEMAPCNHSAYFGLASALRAWARNCVTTGAFGWAASLLKEASEASRICTSLTGNLSCVWKLHGDIQLALARCFPWVDGKTKRGMDAQMFKDSVQGWRNTCLSAANGAKLSYQRALHLTPWEANVHNDMAICLDLICSMDDNNILNPNVWELPEKMSLGALMLEPVNKDFWVTLGSMSSYLALKQHSFIRALHLDMSLSEAWACLGKIYRQSGDKQLAKQAFDRARSIDPSLALPWAGMSAENYHQSGSSPVNESFESCLRAVQILPLPEFQIGLGTIAARSSNLLSPQVLMAVRQAVQRAPHYPESHNLNGLISEVRLDFQSAITFYLQARFALGMMYNSKSDNRQAFADVSVNLARALCKAGLATDAARECEELRYQGLLSVDGLQIYALALWKIGQSKEALSVSRSLAENLSGIKAESATAAWGFICTLTYGISGKDSAAAIIHKLPGQLNYNSQLKFIISALDALHPTKRLQLPQLNMPLKRTAYEVMSEVHSNIALGKAIGAEFDKPLKVDGSLSYLKKVLHMYPDCSLVRNQLGSLLLWSGDWMASHKAIRVTSLSSHGHTSSLGLRSPHHVQACAMVSCYATCPTYTKFSFATCEHQYLSGPDAIHHLQRWVHCEPWNQDARYLLVLAIFQKAREEKYPKHICVILKKLIMQVLSNISNPHEKEAMQYEVFLLLLLSSEVCLQSLDYENCIAQAKEALRTTPSSRVDTFFAHLQLCRAYAVQGDLLNSRNEYLECLRNHTNTEIGWVMLKQLESACSLEGSSDEIDINLRECVKRNGSDSSKWASLFNLACAQCFLWDVNFESAEKALAQACTQVDPDSCILFLNGATCMEIARRFVAPQFISRAASSLRKAQQKSHASLPLVSLLLAQAEGSLGSKTKWEKNLRLEWFSWPPELRPAEVYFQMHLLARQSAAAASQQNQLVETTQSPELWLLRAIHLNPSCPRYWKALLQQMDV; from the exons GGAGTAGAGCAGTTTCGTTCTGCTTTGGAAATGGCTCCATGTAATCATTCGGCATACTTTGGCCTTGCTTCTGCATTGCGTGCATGGGCAAGGAATTGTGTAACTACTGGGGCCTTTGGTTGGGCTGCTAGTCTCTTGAAG GAAGCTTCAGAAGCTTCCAGAATTTGTACTTCTTTGACTGGAAACCTTTCATGCGTCTGGAAATTGCATGGAGATATTCAG CTCGCACTTGCGAGATGCTTTCCATGGGTGGATGGGAAGACCAAAAGGGGCATGGATGCACAGATGTTCAAAGATTCTGTTCAAGGGTGGAGAAATACATGTTTATCAGCAGCAAATGGTGCAAAACTCTCATATCAGCGTGCTTTGCATCTTACTCCCTGGGAAGCTAATGTTCACAATGATATGGCTATTTGTCTTGATCTAATTTGTTCCATGGATGACAACAACATACTCAACCCCAATGTTTG GGAGCTGCCAGAGAAAATGTCACTGGGTGCCTTGATGTTGGAACCAGTTAATAAGGATTTTTGGGTTACTTTGGGTTCAATGTCAAGTTATCTGGCTTTGAAGCAGCATTCTTTTATTAGGGCACTTCATCTCGATATGTCATTGTCTGAAGCTTGGGCATGCCTTGGAAAG ATTTACAGGCAGTCTGGTGATAAGCAATTGGCAAAACAAGCATTTGATCGAGCTCGAAGCATTGATCCTTCGTTGGCCTTGCCATGGGCTGGAATGTCGGCGGAAAATTATCACCAATCTGG GAGCAGTCCTGTAAATGAATCTTTTGAAAGCTGCTTGAGGGCTGTGCAGATCCTACCT CTGCCAGAGTTCCAGATTGGTCTTGGAACAATTGCTGCCCGTTCTAGCAATCTTCTTTCACCTCAG GTATTGATGGCCGTAAGACAGGCTGTTCAGCGAGCACCTCATTACCCAGAGTCACACAATTTAAATGGCTTGATTTCTGAAGTGCGATTAGATTTCCAGTCTGCAATCACATTTTACTTGCAAGCGAGATTTGCTTTAGGCATGATGTACAATTCCAAGTCAGACAATAGACAAGCTTTTGCTGATGTTTCAGTGAATCTTGCCCGTGCACTATGCAAG GCTGGTCTTGCAACTGATGCAGCGCGGGAGTGTGAAGAGCTGAGATATCAAG GACTGTTGAGTGTTGATGGATTGCAGATATATGCTCTGGCATTGTGGAAAATTGGCCAAAGCAAGGAAGCTCTTTCTGTATCTAGAAGCTTGGCTGAAAATTTAAGTGGTATAAAGGCAGAGAGTGCAACTGCAGCTTGGGGATTCATATGCACCTTGACATATGGAATTTCTGGGAAGGACTCTGCAGCTGCCATCATTCACAAGCTTCCTGGTCAGCTCAATTACAACTCACAGTTGAAATTCATTATCTCCGCATTGGATGCTTTGCATCCAACCAAGCGTCTCCAGCTGCCTCAGTTGAATATGCCTCTTAAGCGTACAGCTTATGAAGTGATGAGTGAAGTACACTCGAATATTGCTCTTGGGAAGGCT ATTGGTGCGGAATTTGACAAGCCTCTGAAGGTTGATGGTAGTTTGTCTTACCTGAAAAAAGTTCTGCACATGTATCCGGACTGCAGTTTAGTGAG AAACCAACTTGGATCCCTGCTGCTGTGGAGTGGAGATTGGATGGCTTCTCATAAAGCAATAAGGGTTACCTCTCTGTCGTCACATGGACACACATCCAGTTTGGGCCTAAGATCACCACATCATGTTCAAGCCTGTGCAATGGTTTCTTGCTATGCTACCTGCCCCACTTACACAAAGTTCTCTTTCGCAACATGTGAACACCAGTACCTAAGTGGACCTGATGCAATACACCACCTGCAAAG GTGGGTTCATTGTGAACCATGGAACCAAGACGCACGCTACCTGCTTGTGCTTGCCATTTTCCAAAAAGCACGGGAAGAGAAGTACCCCAAACATATCTGTGTTATTCTGAAGAAGCTCATTATGCAAGTGTTGTCCAATATTAGCAATCCACATGAGAAAGAAGCTATGCAGTATGAGGTGTTCTTGCTACTTCTTTTGTCATCGGAGGTCTGTTTGCAATCTTTAGACTATGAAAATTGCATTGCCCAAGCTAAAGAAGCCCTAAGAACCACCCCATCAAGCCGTGTGGATACTTTTTTTGCACACTTGCAACTGTGTCGGGCCTATGCGGTGCAAGGGGATCTTTTGAACTCCAGGAACGAGTACTTGGAATGCTTGAGAAACCATACAAATACTGAGATTGGCTGGGTAATGCTGAAGCAACTTGAATCTGCATGTTCATTGGAGGGCTCTTCTGATGAAATAGATATAAATCTGCGTGAATGTGTTAAAAGAAATGGTAGCGACTCATCGAAATGGGCATCCCTTTTCAATCTGGCGTGTGCTCAGTGCTTTCTGTGGGATGTAAACTTTGAAAGCGCTGAAAAAGCTCTTGCTCAGGCATGCACTCAAGTAGATCCGGATAGCTGCATCTTGTTCCTTAATG GTGCAACCTGTATGGAAATTGCCCGGAGGTTTGTAGCTCCTCAATTTATATCTCGTGCAGCTTCTAGCCTCAGAAAGGCCCAGCAGAAATCACATGCTTCATTACCTCTCGTGTCACTGCTACTGGCTCAAGCTGAGGGCAGCCTTGGCTCCAAAACCAAGTGGGAGAAAAACCTTCGCCTGGAATGGTTCTCATGGCCCCCAG AACTGAGGCCTGCAGAGGTGTACTTCCAAATGCATCTGCTGGCGAGGCAGTCGGCTGCAGCGGCTTCTCAGCAGAACCAGCTGGTGGAGACGACGCAGAGCCCCGAGTTGTGGTTGCTTCGGGCGATTCACCTGAACCCGTCCTGCCCCAGGTACTGGAAGGCTCTGCTGCAACAAATGGATGTGTAA